Proteins found in one Streptococcus anginosus subsp. whileyi MAS624 genomic segment:
- the dapB gene encoding 4-hydroxy-tetrahydrodipicolinate reductase, whose protein sequence is MSIKVIIAGFKGKMGQAAYNMVTEDPALELVGLLDPLTPEKEVAGVPVFNQKEDLSGVEADVWVDFTTPKVAYENTRFALEQGFAPVVGTTGFTSDEIKGLVEFSRQKELGGLIAPNFAVGAVLLMQFATQAAKYFPDVEIIELHHDQKKDAPSGTAIKTAELISKVRPQKHQGAMDEKELLKGARGAEMDGMRIHSVRLPGLVAHQEVIFGGQGEGLTLRHDSYDRKSFMTGVNLGIKEVVKKKELVYGLEYLL, encoded by the coding sequence ATGAGTATAAAGGTCATTATTGCTGGTTTCAAAGGAAAAATGGGACAAGCTGCTTATAACATGGTGACAGAAGATCCTGCATTAGAGCTCGTTGGATTGCTTGACCCACTTACTCCAGAAAAAGAAGTAGCTGGTGTTCCCGTTTTTAATCAGAAAGAAGATTTGAGTGGTGTAGAAGCGGATGTGTGGGTTGATTTTACAACTCCTAAAGTGGCGTATGAAAATACTCGTTTTGCATTAGAGCAGGGCTTTGCGCCTGTGGTCGGAACGACTGGATTTACATCGGATGAAATCAAAGGGTTAGTTGAGTTTTCTCGGCAAAAAGAGCTAGGAGGCTTGATTGCTCCTAATTTTGCTGTGGGAGCGGTTCTTTTGATGCAATTTGCAACGCAAGCAGCTAAATATTTTCCAGATGTGGAAATCATTGAATTACATCATGATCAGAAAAAGGATGCGCCGAGCGGCACAGCGATTAAAACAGCTGAATTGATTAGCAAGGTTCGCCCCCAAAAACATCAGGGGGCAATGGACGAAAAAGAGTTATTAAAAGGAGCACGTGGCGCAGAAATGGACGGCATGCGCATTCATTCGGTTCGTTTACCAGGCTTGGTGGCTCACCAAGAAGTCATCTTTGGTGGTCAAGGTGAGGGACTGACACTTCGTCATGATTCGTACGACCGTAAGTCTTTCATGACGGGGGTGAATTTAGGTATTAAGGAAGTGGTCAAGAAAAAAGAGCTTGTCTACGGATTGGAATATTTATTATGA
- a CDS encoding GNAT family N-acetyltransferase: MLVKVKEEQAEVLRELEVQTYQETFGPYIKAEDMQDYFTHELSLEQIQKDLAQAESETYFALDEKEKIVGFLKFNWGQAQTEPVEVEHSMENAFEVHRIYVLKSHQGQGFGKEMFDFAMQEATKRKFSWVWLGVWEKNFKAQNFYFKYSFKRFSEHEYATGETVDIDWLIRKELN; the protein is encoded by the coding sequence ATGTTAGTAAAAGTAAAAGAAGAACAGGCTGAAGTTCTACGAGAACTGGAAGTGCAAACTTATCAAGAAACTTTCGGCCCTTATATCAAAGCGGAAGATATGCAAGATTATTTTACCCATGAACTCTCCCTTGAGCAGATTCAGAAGGATTTGGCGCAAGCAGAGTCGGAGACCTATTTTGCACTGGATGAGAAAGAAAAGATAGTTGGTTTTCTCAAATTTAACTGGGGGCAAGCACAGACTGAGCCCGTAGAGGTAGAACACTCAATGGAGAATGCTTTTGAGGTTCATCGGATTTATGTTTTGAAATCTCATCAAGGACAGGGTTTTGGCAAGGAAATGTTTGATTTTGCCATGCAAGAAGCTACTAAACGAAAGTTTTCGTGGGTTTGGTTAGGTGTTTGGGAAAAGAATTTTAAGGCACAAAACTTTTACTTTAAATATAGTTTTAAGCGTTTTAGTGAGCATGAATATGCGACTGGTGAAACGGTTGATATTGACTGGCTCATTCGGAAAGAATTAAATTAA
- a CDS encoding fructose-specific PTS transporter subunit EIIC, with protein sequence MKIQDLLRKDVMLLDLQATEKTAAIDEMIRSLVDHGYVTDFETFKEGILAREALTSTGLGDGIAMPHSKNAAVKEATVLFAKSNKGVDYESLDGQPTDLFFMIAAPEGANDTHLAALAELSQYLMKDGFADKLRQVTSPDEVIALFDQASEKAAEPTTVVPATKDGDFLVAVTACTTGIAHTYMAQEALQKVAAEMGVGIKVETNGASGIGNKLTAEDIQKAKAVIIAADKAVEMDRFDGKPLINRPVADGIRKTEELINLALSGKAEVYHAANKAAASSSANAAGGFYKHLMSGVSQMLPFVIGGGIMIAIAFLIDQAMGVPKDQLANLGTYHDLAAMFKNIGGLAFGFMLPVLAGYIAYSIAEKPGLAPGFVAGSMASAGLAFGKIPFAAGGKATLALAGVPSGFLGALVGGFLAGYVVNFLKKALSGLPKSLEGIKSILLYPLLGILLTGFLMLLVNIPMAAINTGLNSFLEGLSGSSAVLLGLVVGGMMAIDMGGPFNKAAYIFGTGTLAATVSTGGSVVMAAVMAGGMVPPLAVFVATLLFKDKFTEEERNSGLTNIVMGLSFITEGAIPFGAADPARAIPSFMVGSALAGALVGMAGIKLIAPHGGIFVIALTSNALLYIIFILIGAIVSGVLFGALRKPLNK encoded by the coding sequence ATGAAAATTCAGGATTTGCTGAGAAAAGATGTGATGTTGCTTGATTTACAAGCAACTGAAAAAACAGCTGCTATTGATGAAATGATTCGCAGTTTAGTTGACCACGGTTATGTGACAGATTTTGAAACATTCAAAGAAGGAATCTTGGCTCGTGAAGCTTTAACGTCAACAGGCTTGGGCGACGGGATTGCCATGCCACACAGTAAAAATGCGGCAGTCAAAGAAGCAACCGTTCTTTTTGCAAAATCAAACAAAGGTGTGGATTATGAAAGTTTAGACGGGCAACCGACAGATTTGTTCTTCATGATTGCTGCACCAGAAGGAGCGAACGATACTCACTTGGCTGCACTTGCAGAATTGTCACAGTACCTGATGAAAGATGGATTTGCAGACAAACTTCGTCAAGTAACTTCACCAGATGAAGTGATTGCATTATTTGACCAAGCATCTGAAAAAGCAGCAGAACCTACAACGGTAGTACCGGCAACCAAAGATGGTGATTTCCTTGTTGCGGTAACAGCATGTACAACGGGAATTGCACATACTTATATGGCGCAAGAAGCTCTTCAAAAGGTAGCAGCTGAAATGGGAGTTGGTATCAAGGTTGAAACCAACGGTGCTAGTGGTATCGGAAACAAACTGACAGCAGAAGATATTCAAAAAGCAAAAGCAGTTATTATTGCAGCTGATAAAGCTGTAGAAATGGATCGATTTGATGGGAAACCACTGATTAATCGTCCGGTTGCTGATGGTATTCGTAAAACAGAAGAATTGATTAACTTGGCATTGTCAGGAAAAGCAGAAGTATATCATGCAGCCAATAAAGCAGCTGCGTCCTCTTCAGCGAATGCAGCAGGCGGTTTCTACAAACACTTAATGAGTGGTGTTAGCCAAATGCTTCCATTTGTTATTGGTGGTGGTATTATGATTGCTATTGCCTTCTTGATTGACCAAGCGATGGGAGTTCCAAAAGATCAATTGGCAAATCTTGGAACTTACCATGATCTTGCAGCTATGTTTAAGAATATTGGTGGTTTGGCTTTTGGCTTTATGCTTCCTGTTCTTGCTGGTTATATCGCTTATTCTATTGCTGAAAAGCCAGGTTTGGCACCAGGGTTTGTAGCAGGTAGCATGGCTTCGGCAGGTCTTGCTTTTGGAAAAATTCCATTTGCAGCAGGCGGGAAAGCAACCCTTGCTCTTGCTGGCGTCCCTTCTGGTTTCCTTGGAGCCCTAGTGGGTGGTTTCCTTGCAGGTTACGTTGTAAACTTTCTTAAAAAAGCCTTGAGTGGTCTTCCAAAATCACTAGAGGGCATCAAGTCTATTCTACTTTACCCGCTGTTGGGAATCTTGCTAACTGGCTTCTTGATGTTATTGGTGAATATTCCAATGGCAGCTATCAATACTGGATTGAATAGTTTCCTAGAAGGTTTATCTGGTAGTTCAGCTGTCCTTCTTGGACTCGTTGTAGGTGGTATGATGGCTATTGATATGGGTGGTCCTTTCAATAAGGCGGCCTATATCTTTGGTACAGGAACTCTTGCAGCAACTGTTTCAACAGGTGGTTCAGTTGTGATGGCAGCAGTTATGGCTGGTGGTATGGTTCCTCCTCTAGCAGTCTTTGTTGCAACGCTTTTATTCAAAGACAAATTCACCGAAGAAGAACGTAATTCAGGTTTGACAAACATTGTTATGGGGCTATCATTCATCACTGAAGGTGCCATTCCATTTGGTGCTGCTGACCCTGCTCGCGCTATTCCAAGCTTTATGGTTGGCTCTGCCTTAGCAGGTGCCCTTGTCGGCATGGCTGGTATTAAACTAATCGCACCGCACGGAGGTATCTTTGTTATTGCACTTACTTCAAATGCTCTTCTCTATATCATCTTTATCTTGATTGGCGCAATTGTAAGTGGTGTGCTATTCGGAGCACTTCGTAAACCATTGAATAAATAA
- a CDS encoding CCA tRNA nucleotidyltransferase, which translates to MRLENLPSEFQEALPVLKKIKNAGFEAYFVGGSVRDALLNRPIHDVDIASSSYPEETKRIFERTIDVGIEHGTVLVLEDNHEYEVTTFRTEDIYVDYRRPSHVTFVRSLKEDLKRRDFTINALALDEAGNVIDLFEGLDDLKQQILRAVGTPSERFNEDALRIMRGFRFQASLGFSLDTDTFQAMKMCAPLLKKISVERTFIEFDKLLTASYWRKGLKSLLASGATDYLPDMRSSQSQLKTMFDIKADFQFTSSEQAWAALLMALQVKNVKKFLKHWKTSNEFQKRVEQIVTIYNIRQTHFLDKEECYRFELDLMIQAEEIRQAQGLAVNFEKIHSTYDSLTIHDKHEIVVNGGLLIKEFGFKPSPALGHLLTEIETAIVNGTLDNCLEAILAFVEERR; encoded by the coding sequence ATGAGATTAGAAAATCTGCCTTCTGAATTTCAGGAGGCTTTACCAGTATTAAAGAAGATTAAGAATGCCGGTTTTGAGGCGTATTTTGTTGGCGGTTCAGTTCGCGATGCTTTATTGAATCGACCGATTCATGATGTGGATATTGCAAGTTCCAGTTATCCAGAAGAAACCAAACGTATTTTTGAGCGAACGATTGATGTCGGAATTGAGCATGGGACGGTTTTAGTCTTAGAAGACAATCATGAATATGAAGTGACGACTTTTCGGACAGAGGATATCTATGTAGACTATCGCAGACCTAGCCATGTCACGTTTGTTCGTTCTCTAAAAGAAGATTTAAAACGGCGCGATTTCACGATCAATGCTTTGGCTTTGGATGAAGCAGGGAATGTGATTGATTTATTTGAAGGGTTGGATGATCTGAAACAGCAGATCTTACGTGCTGTAGGAACACCTTCGGAACGCTTCAACGAAGACGCCTTGCGCATTATGCGAGGATTTCGTTTTCAGGCATCCTTAGGCTTTTCATTAGATACAGACACATTTCAGGCTATGAAAATGTGTGCGCCACTATTAAAAAAAATTTCTGTGGAGCGAACTTTCATTGAATTTGACAAACTACTGACAGCGTCTTATTGGCGTAAAGGATTGAAAAGTCTGCTTGCCAGTGGTGCAACGGACTATTTACCTGACATGCGCAGCAGCCAATCACAATTGAAAACGATGTTTGATATTAAAGCAGATTTTCAATTTACGAGTTCAGAACAAGCTTGGGCTGCTCTTTTAATGGCTCTTCAAGTAAAAAATGTTAAAAAATTCCTCAAGCATTGGAAAACTTCAAATGAATTTCAGAAGCGCGTAGAGCAAATTGTCACGATTTATAATATTCGCCAAACGCATTTTCTGGATAAAGAAGAATGCTATCGTTTTGAATTGGACCTGATGATACAAGCAGAAGAAATTCGTCAAGCACAGGGATTAGCTGTTAATTTTGAAAAGATTCATTCTACTTATGATTCACTAACGATTCATGATAAACATGAAATTGTCGTCAATGGTGGTCTGTTAATCAAAGAATTTGGCTTTAAGCCGAGTCCTGCTTTAGGACATCTCTTGACTGAGATTGAGACAGCTATTGTGAATGGTACCTTGGACAACTGCCTTGAAGCTATTTTAGCTTTTGTAGAGGAGAGAAGATGA
- a CDS encoding ABC-F family ATP-binding cassette domain-containing protein — protein sequence MSDFIVEKLTKTVGDKTVFKNISFIIHSLDRIGLIGVNGTGKTTLLNVLSGKSGFDGDINPFSAKSGYKIGYLTQEPHFDDDKTVLDTVLSSNLREMQLIREYELLLSNYDESNQSRLEKIMAEMDALQAWEIESQVKTVLSKLGLNDLSAKVGDLSGGLRRRVQLAQVLLGDDDLLLLDEPTNHLDIDSIEWLTNFLKNSKKTVLFITHDRYFLDHVSTRIFELDSGDLLEYQGNYQDYVRLKAEQDERDAAFLHKKQQLYKQELSWMRRQPQARATKQQARINRFQDLKKDLSDQATQKDLEMNFETSRIGKKVIEFKDMGFAYGDKKILSHFNLLVQNKDRIGIVGDNGVGKSTLLNLIAGKLAPQSGQLIIGETVRVAYFSQQIEGLDESKRVINFLQEVAEEVKTSAGTTSIAELLEQFLFPRSTHGTLIEKLSGGEKKRLYLLKLLLEKPNVLLLDEPTNDLDIATLTVLENFLQSFAGPVMTVSHDRYFLDKVADKILAFEEGTIREYFGNYTDYLDEKAFELESSAISQQLEKEKVAKVREEKKRLSYFEKQEWESIEGDIEKLEEDIAAIEREMQEYASDFGRLAELQKELDGKNDLLLEKYERYEYLSELV from the coding sequence ATGAGTGACTTTATTGTTGAAAAGTTGACTAAAACGGTGGGAGATAAGACTGTTTTTAAAAATATTTCCTTTATTATTCATAGTTTGGATCGGATTGGCTTGATTGGGGTTAATGGAACTGGAAAAACGACCCTTTTGAATGTTCTGTCTGGAAAATCTGGATTTGATGGGGACATTAATCCTTTTTCAGCTAAATCGGGCTATAAGATTGGCTACTTAACCCAAGAACCGCACTTTGATGACGACAAAACGGTACTAGATACGGTTTTATCAAGCAATCTGCGAGAAATGCAGCTTATTCGTGAGTATGAGTTATTGCTGTCTAACTATGATGAAAGCAATCAATCTCGTTTAGAGAAGATTATGGCTGAAATGGATGCTCTTCAAGCATGGGAAATTGAAAGTCAAGTTAAGACTGTTTTGTCGAAGCTAGGTTTGAACGACTTATCTGCTAAGGTCGGCGACCTGTCAGGTGGTTTGCGACGCCGCGTGCAATTGGCACAAGTCTTGTTAGGAGACGATGACTTATTGCTCCTTGATGAGCCGACCAACCATTTGGATATTGATAGCATCGAATGGCTGACAAATTTTTTGAAGAATTCCAAAAAAACGGTTCTCTTTATTACCCATGACCGCTATTTTCTAGATCATGTTTCGACACGGATTTTTGAATTGGACAGCGGAGATTTGCTTGAATATCAAGGAAATTATCAAGATTACGTCCGTTTGAAAGCAGAACAAGACGAGCGAGATGCTGCCTTTCTCCATAAAAAACAACAGCTTTATAAGCAGGAATTGTCCTGGATGCGTCGCCAGCCACAGGCTAGAGCAACCAAGCAGCAAGCTCGAATCAATCGTTTTCAAGATTTGAAAAAGGATTTGTCTGATCAAGCGACTCAGAAAGACTTAGAAATGAATTTCGAGACCAGTCGGATTGGGAAGAAAGTGATTGAATTTAAAGATATGGGCTTTGCTTATGGTGACAAGAAGATTCTTTCTCATTTCAATTTGTTAGTTCAAAATAAAGATCGGATTGGGATTGTGGGGGATAATGGAGTTGGGAAATCCACCTTGCTCAATCTGATTGCTGGGAAATTAGCACCTCAATCTGGTCAACTGATCATTGGTGAGACGGTTCGTGTGGCTTATTTCTCACAGCAAATTGAAGGGTTGGATGAGTCCAAACGCGTTATCAATTTCTTGCAGGAAGTCGCAGAAGAAGTTAAGACATCTGCGGGGACGACATCAATTGCCGAACTCTTGGAACAATTTCTCTTTCCTCGTTCCACTCATGGAACTTTGATTGAAAAATTATCCGGAGGAGAGAAAAAGCGGCTCTATCTTCTCAAGTTATTGTTGGAAAAGCCGAATGTTTTGCTGTTGGATGAGCCAACTAATGACTTAGATATCGCGACATTAACGGTGCTGGAAAATTTTTTGCAAAGCTTTGCCGGCCCAGTTATGACTGTTAGTCACGATCGGTATTTCCTTGATAAAGTAGCAGATAAGATTTTAGCTTTTGAAGAGGGAACTATCAGAGAATATTTCGGTAATTATACTGATTATCTGGATGAAAAGGCGTTTGAGCTAGAGAGCTCTGCCATTTCCCAACAACTTGAAAAGGAAAAAGTAGCTAAAGTGCGAGAGGAAAAGAAGCGCTTAAGCTACTTTGAAAAACAGGAGTGGGAGTCTATTGAGGGAGATATAGAGAAGCTTGAGGAGGACATTGCAGCTATTGAGCGGGAAATGCAGGAATATGCTTCGGACTTCGGTCGGCTCGCTGAACTCCAAAAAGAGTTGGATGGCAAAAACGATTTACTTTTGGAGAAATATGAGCGCTATGAATACTTGAGCGAGTTAGTATAG
- the pheS gene encoding phenylalanine--tRNA ligase subunit alpha produces MSTIEEQLNKLREETLASLKKISTENEKEMQNLRVSVLGKKGSLTEILKGMKDVSADMRPIIGKHVNEARDILTAAFEESAKLLEEQKVANQLAKESIDVTLPGRKILAGNRHVLSQTSEEIEDIFIGMGYQVVDGFEVETDYYNFERMNLPKDHPARDMQDTFYITEEILLRTHTSPVQARAMDAHDFSKGPLKMISPGRVFRRDTDDATHSHQFHQIEGLVVGKNISMADLQGTLQLIVQKMFGEDRSIRLRPSYFPFTEPSVEVDVSCFKCGGQGCNVCKKTGWIEIMGAGMVHPRVLEMSGIDPDVYSGFAFGLGQERVAMLRYGINDIRGFYQGDVRFSEQFK; encoded by the coding sequence ATGTCAACCATTGAGGAACAATTAAATAAGCTTAGAGAAGAAACTCTGGCGTCGCTGAAAAAAATTTCAACTGAAAATGAAAAAGAAATGCAGAATCTGCGTGTTTCTGTCCTTGGAAAGAAAGGCTCTTTAACAGAGATTTTAAAAGGAATGAAAGACGTCTCTGCCGATATGCGTCCGATTATTGGGAAGCATGTCAATGAAGCACGGGATATTTTGACCGCTGCTTTTGAAGAATCTGCAAAGCTACTAGAAGAACAAAAAGTTGCCAATCAGTTGGCTAAGGAGTCAATAGATGTAACGCTTCCGGGTCGGAAAATTCTTGCTGGGAATCGTCATGTTCTTAGCCAGACAAGTGAAGAAATTGAAGATATTTTTATTGGGATGGGTTATCAAGTTGTAGATGGTTTTGAAGTCGAAACAGACTATTACAACTTTGAGCGGATGAATTTACCAAAAGACCACCCAGCGCGTGACATGCAGGATACTTTTTACATTACAGAAGAAATTTTGCTGCGTACTCACACCAGCCCAGTTCAAGCTCGTGCTATGGACGCTCATGATTTTTCTAAAGGTCCTCTGAAAATGATCTCGCCAGGGCGTGTGTTCCGACGGGATACGGACGATGCGACGCATTCTCATCAATTTCATCAAATTGAAGGTTTGGTTGTCGGGAAAAATATTTCTATGGCAGACCTTCAAGGAACATTGCAGCTCATTGTGCAAAAAATGTTTGGAGAAGACCGCAGTATTCGTCTGCGTCCGTCTTATTTCCCATTTACAGAGCCGTCTGTTGAGGTGGATGTTTCTTGCTTTAAATGCGGTGGGCAAGGATGCAATGTTTGCAAAAAGACTGGCTGGATTGAAATTATGGGAGCTGGAATGGTACACCCACGCGTCCTTGAAATGAGTGGCATTGATCCGGATGTTTATTCTGGTTTTGCTTTTGGGCTGGGTCAAGAACGGGTGGCTATGCTGCGCTACGGTATCAATGACATTCGTGGCTTCTATCAAGGTGATGTTCGTTTTTCAGAACAATTTAAATAA
- the pfkB gene encoding 1-phosphofructokinase produces the protein MIYTVTLNPSIDYIVRLDKVNVGSVNRMESDDKFAGGKGINVSRVLKRLGIDNTATGFIGGFTGKFITDTLENEAIATKFVQVSEDTRINVKIKADAETEINGTGPTVSPEQLAALKDILSGLSEKDTVVFAGSSNKNLGNVVYKELISLTRQTGAQVVCDFEGQTLIDSLEFQPLLVKPNNHELGDIFGVKLEKLDEIEKYAREILAKGAQHVIISMAGDGALLVTKDGAYFAKPIKGIVKNSVGAGDSMVAGFTGEFVRSGNAVEAFKWGVACGTATTFSDDLATAAFINEMYEKVEVEKI, from the coding sequence ATGATTTATACTGTTACGCTTAACCCTTCTATTGACTATATTGTCCGTTTGGACAAGGTCAATGTTGGAAGCGTGAATCGTATGGAGAGCGATGATAAATTTGCTGGTGGAAAAGGCATCAACGTCAGTCGTGTGCTCAAACGTTTGGGAATTGACAATACAGCGACTGGCTTTATCGGTGGCTTTACTGGAAAATTTATTACTGATACCTTGGAAAATGAAGCGATTGCGACTAAATTTGTCCAAGTGTCAGAGGATACGCGTATCAACGTTAAGATTAAAGCAGACGCTGAGACAGAAATCAATGGAACGGGTCCGACTGTCTCACCAGAGCAATTGGCAGCCTTAAAAGATATTCTTTCAGGGCTTTCAGAGAAAGATACAGTTGTCTTTGCAGGGTCAAGCAATAAAAATCTAGGCAATGTCGTCTATAAAGAGTTAATTAGTCTGACGAGGCAAACTGGAGCACAAGTCGTTTGTGATTTCGAGGGACAAACACTTATTGATTCACTAGAGTTTCAGCCATTATTGGTAAAACCCAACAATCACGAGTTAGGTGATATTTTTGGAGTGAAGCTGGAAAAATTGGATGAGATTGAAAAATACGCTCGTGAAATTCTAGCTAAAGGTGCGCAACATGTCATTATTTCTATGGCAGGAGACGGTGCACTTTTGGTAACAAAGGACGGAGCTTATTTTGCAAAACCAATCAAGGGAATCGTAAAAAATTCTGTCGGAGCTGGTGACTCAATGGTTGCAGGCTTTACTGGGGAATTTGTTCGTTCAGGAAATGCTGTTGAAGCCTTCAAATGGGGAGTAGCTTGCGGGACGGCAACAACTTTCTCTGATGACTTGGCAACAGCCGCTTTTATTAACGAAATGTATGAAAAAGTAGAGGTAGAAAAAATATGA
- a CDS encoding DUF1149 family protein, which translates to MELQREKEFVSQYHYDARNLEWEKENGTPETKVDVNFQLLNQDQEGQVTSIVVIVSFMIVFDSFVISGTISQVNHILGRIVNEPSEFEQDEVEQLAQPSLAVLNRLTYEVTEIALDLPGINLEF; encoded by the coding sequence ATGGAATTACAACGTGAAAAAGAATTTGTTAGTCAATATCATTATGATGCTCGTAATTTAGAATGGGAAAAAGAAAATGGAACTCCAGAAACAAAAGTGGACGTCAATTTTCAATTGTTAAATCAAGATCAGGAAGGGCAAGTGACCTCTATTGTTGTAATTGTGAGCTTTATGATTGTCTTTGATTCTTTTGTCATTAGTGGAACAATCTCGCAAGTCAATCATATTCTTGGGCGAATTGTGAACGAACCGAGTGAATTTGAGCAGGATGAGGTGGAGCAATTAGCTCAGCCAAGTTTGGCTGTATTAAATCGTTTGACCTATGAAGTAACAGAAATCGCCTTAGATTTGCCAGGTATCAATTTGGAGTTTTAA
- a CDS encoding DegV family protein, with protein sequence MKLAVITDSSAYLDNKVVENEHLFVLDIPVSIDGVEYIEGKNFSASEFYQKMAASSELPKTSQPSIASLVNILSLVEGQGYTHVIGLFLSSGISGFYQNIQYLKDEFPSLEIAFPDSKITSAPLGMMVEHILNWTKQGLLFEQILNNLEVQIKGIGAFIMVDDLNHLVKGGRLSNGAAILGNLLSIKPILYFNDEGVIEVYEKIRTEKKATKRLIEIVKEQTAQGNYQVMIIHGNALEKAEHLHQLLLEDGVSGEISIATFGSVIGTHLGAGSIALAYIPII encoded by the coding sequence ATGAAATTAGCCGTAATTACTGATTCGTCTGCATATTTAGATAATAAAGTAGTCGAAAATGAGCATTTATTTGTCCTAGATATTCCCGTTAGTATAGACGGGGTTGAGTATATTGAAGGAAAAAATTTTTCTGCTAGTGAATTTTATCAAAAAATGGCAGCTTCTAGTGAATTGCCAAAGACGAGCCAACCGAGTATTGCTAGCTTAGTAAATATCCTTTCTTTAGTAGAAGGACAAGGTTATACTCATGTCATTGGTTTGTTTTTATCGAGTGGAATTTCTGGTTTTTATCAAAATATCCAGTATTTGAAAGATGAATTTCCAAGTTTAGAAATTGCTTTTCCGGATTCAAAAATCACAAGTGCGCCACTTGGAATGATGGTGGAGCATATTTTGAACTGGACTAAACAGGGATTATTGTTTGAACAAATTTTAAACAATCTTGAAGTTCAAATTAAGGGAATTGGTGCTTTCATCATGGTAGATGACTTAAATCACTTGGTGAAGGGTGGTCGTTTGTCTAACGGTGCTGCAATTCTTGGAAACTTGCTCAGTATCAAACCAATTCTTTACTTTAACGACGAGGGAGTTATTGAGGTTTATGAAAAGATTCGTACCGAGAAAAAAGCTACGAAACGCCTGATTGAGATTGTCAAAGAGCAAACTGCACAAGGAAATTACCAAGTGATGATTATTCATGGAAATGCACTGGAAAAAGCAGAACATTTACATCAATTATTGTTAGAAGATGGTGTTTCCGGAGAGATTTCGATTGCGACATTTGGTAGTGTGATTGGAACTCATTTGGGTGCTGGAAGTATTGCCTTAGCCTATATTCCGATTATTTAA